A DNA window from Caulobacter mirabilis contains the following coding sequences:
- a CDS encoding NADPH:quinone oxidoreductase family protein, whose translation MKRVQADSLDSIADYRLIEVDPPSPGPGQVLVTVEACGVGYVDALVSLGRYQVKPPLPHTPGQEVGGVVAAVGEGVTNVAVGDRVMAHAAGGFQEQALAGALGVVKIPDAMTAAQAAGFRINYITALHGLKDRAVLQPGERVLVLGAAGGVGIAAVQVAKAMGAQVIAAGSSEEKRAFALAQGADAAIDTAVEGWRDRLKALCDGKGPDVVFDPVCGPLFEAAFRSLNWRGRHLVVGFVGGPIPALPANLTLMKGAALTGVDVRQFMLFEPARAAAHLTELLAWVAEGRLIPPVGRTFALSDYAEALEFALTGKGLGKTIIVP comes from the coding sequence ATGAAGCGCGTTCAGGCGGACAGCCTCGACTCGATCGCCGACTACCGCCTGATCGAGGTCGATCCGCCGTCGCCCGGTCCCGGCCAGGTGCTGGTGACGGTCGAGGCCTGCGGCGTGGGCTATGTCGACGCCCTGGTGTCTCTGGGCCGCTACCAGGTGAAGCCGCCGTTGCCTCATACGCCCGGCCAGGAGGTCGGCGGCGTGGTCGCGGCGGTCGGCGAAGGCGTGACCAACGTGGCGGTCGGCGACCGCGTCATGGCGCATGCCGCCGGCGGCTTCCAGGAACAGGCCCTGGCCGGCGCCCTGGGGGTGGTGAAGATCCCCGACGCGATGACCGCCGCCCAGGCCGCCGGCTTCCGGATCAACTACATCACCGCCCTGCACGGCCTGAAGGATCGCGCGGTCCTCCAGCCCGGCGAGCGGGTGCTGGTGCTGGGCGCCGCGGGCGGCGTCGGCATCGCCGCCGTCCAGGTCGCCAAGGCCATGGGCGCCCAGGTGATCGCGGCCGGGTCCAGCGAGGAGAAGCGCGCCTTCGCCCTGGCCCAGGGCGCCGACGCGGCCATCGACACCGCGGTCGAGGGCTGGCGCGACCGGCTGAAGGCCCTGTGCGATGGCAAGGGGCCCGACGTGGTCTTCGACCCGGTGTGCGGCCCGCTGTTCGAGGCCGCCTTCCGGTCGCTGAACTGGCGGGGACGGCATCTCGTGGTCGGCTTCGTCGGCGGCCCGATCCCCGCCCTGCCCGCCAACCTGACGCTGATGAAGGGGGCGGCGCTGACGGGGGTCGACGTGCGCCAGTTCATGCTGTTCGAGCCCGCCCGCGCGGCGGCGCATCTGACCGAGCTGTTGGCCTGGGTGGCGGAGGGCAGGCTGATCCCGCCCGTGGGCCGGACCTTCGCGTTGTCGGACTACGCCGAGGCGCTGGAGTTCGCCCTGACCGGCAAGGGGTTGGGGAAGACGATCATCGTCCCTTAG
- a CDS encoding sigma-54-dependent transcriptional regulator, producing MTKTVLVVDDDPTQRRLIQAVLEREGFAVAQAEDGDAALKHLTTGQAADVVLLDMQMPGLNGQDTLKEMRARGFAQPVVVLTAGGGVDTVVKAMQAGAGDFFVKPASPERIIVSIRNMLSMGEMRTEVDRLKKQVSGRSTFKDLIGDSPAMNMVKRLGERAAKSSIPILITGESGVGKEVIARAVHGSSDRAGKPFVAVNCGAIPENLVESILFGHEKGSFTGASEKHLGKFREADGGTLFLDEVGELPLDMQVKLLRALQESEIDPIGAKRSVKVDVRIVSATNRDLSNAVAEGRFREDLFYRLNVYPIEAPSLRERREDIPALVEHFIARFNVEEGKRVAGASAETMAILSGFDWPGNVRQLENAVYRAIILADAPYLQPHDFPAISGVKIAPEALSGEVSAPTAQQLIAEISKDAPVRILDARGHVRPLEEIERDLIQLAIEIYAGHMSEVARRLGIGRSTLYRKVREQGIDVGDEGMEQAS from the coding sequence ATGACCAAAACGGTCCTGGTCGTCGACGACGACCCGACACAACGTCGCCTCATCCAGGCGGTTCTCGAGCGCGAAGGCTTCGCCGTCGCGCAGGCCGAGGACGGCGATGCGGCGCTGAAGCATCTCACCACGGGCCAGGCCGCGGACGTGGTGCTGCTCGACATGCAGATGCCGGGCCTCAACGGCCAGGACACGCTGAAGGAGATGCGCGCGCGCGGCTTCGCCCAGCCGGTCGTCGTGCTCACCGCCGGCGGCGGCGTCGACACGGTGGTCAAGGCCATGCAGGCGGGCGCCGGCGACTTCTTCGTCAAGCCGGCCAGCCCGGAGCGGATCATCGTCTCGATCCGCAACATGCTGTCGATGGGCGAGATGCGCACCGAGGTCGACCGGCTGAAGAAGCAGGTCAGCGGCCGCAGCACCTTCAAGGATCTCATCGGCGACAGCCCGGCCATGAACATGGTCAAGCGGCTGGGCGAGCGGGCGGCGAAGTCGTCGATCCCGATCCTGATCACCGGCGAAAGCGGCGTCGGCAAGGAGGTCATCGCCCGGGCGGTGCACGGCTCGTCCGATCGCGCCGGCAAGCCGTTCGTGGCCGTGAACTGCGGCGCGATCCCGGAGAACCTGGTCGAGTCGATCCTGTTCGGCCACGAGAAGGGCAGCTTCACCGGCGCATCGGAGAAGCACCTGGGCAAGTTCCGCGAGGCGGACGGCGGCACCCTGTTCCTGGATGAGGTCGGCGAGCTGCCGCTCGACATGCAGGTCAAGCTGCTGCGCGCGCTGCAGGAGAGCGAGATCGACCCGATCGGCGCGAAGCGCTCGGTGAAGGTCGACGTCCGGATCGTCTCGGCGACCAACCGCGACCTGAGCAACGCCGTGGCCGAAGGCCGCTTCCGCGAAGACCTGTTCTATCGCTTGAACGTCTATCCGATCGAGGCCCCGTCCCTGCGCGAGCGGCGCGAGGATATCCCGGCCCTGGTCGAGCACTTCATCGCCCGGTTCAACGTCGAGGAAGGCAAGCGGGTCGCCGGCGCCAGCGCCGAGACCATGGCCATCCTCAGCGGCTTCGACTGGCCCGGGAATGTCCGGCAACTGGAGAACGCGGTCTACCGCGCCATCATCCTGGCCGATGCGCCCTATCTGCAGCCGCACGACTTCCCGGCCATCTCGGGCGTGAAGATCGCGCCCGAGGCCCTGTCCGGCGAGGTCAGCGCCCCGACCGCCCAGCAGCTGATCGCCGAGATCAGCAAGGACGCGCCGGTCCGTATCCTCGACGCCCGCGGCCACGTCCGCCCGCTGGAGGAGATCGAGCGGGACCTGATCCAGCTGGCCATCGAGATCTACGCCGGCCACATGAGTGAGGTGGCCCGCCGTCTCGGCATCGGCCGCTCGACCCTGTACCGCAAGGTGCGGGAACAGGGCATCGACGTCGGCGACGAGGGCATGGAACAGGCGTCCTAG
- a CDS encoding DUF2312 domain-containing protein yields MADDAHSIEVLNTTAQGQLKAILERIERLEEDKAAVMADLKEVYAEAKGNGFDTKIIRKVVRIRKTDRAKRQEEEALIDLYMSAIGEV; encoded by the coding sequence ATGGCCGACGACGCCCACTCGATCGAAGTCCTCAACACCACCGCCCAGGGCCAGCTGAAGGCCATCCTGGAGCGGATCGAACGCCTGGAAGAGGACAAGGCCGCGGTCATGGCGGACCTCAAGGAGGTCTACGCCGAGGCCAAGGGCAACGGCTTCGACACCAAGATCATCCGCAAGGTCGTGCGCATCCGTAAGACCGACCGGGCCAAGCGGCAGGAAGAAGAGGCGCTGATCGACCTCTACATGTCCGCCATCGGGGAAGTTTGA
- a CDS encoding acyl-CoA dehydrogenase family protein, with translation MIFDHTDKVKALIARLEAFMDEHIYPNEADFHDFVHDPANLWREWPKMDALKAEARAQGLWNLFLPHEYGAFSPGLTNLEYAPLAEIMGRVPWSSQVFNCSAPDTGNMEVLAKYGSPEQQARWLTPLLNGEIRSAYVMTEPQVASSDATNLELTILPDGDDYVLNGRKWWISGVRHPKCDLMLVMGKTLLDNPRHQQHSTIIVPRDTPGVTIVRHQTVFGSMNSPGGESELRFENVRVPKSNLILGEGRGFEIAQGRLGPGRIHHCMRSIGQAQRALEIMARRAESRVAFGRKLSEQGSIRQDVAKSFCEIEMARLLTLKAADQMDRHGNKVAKDLIAAIKVIAPQMAQTVADRAIQVHGGMGVSDDTPVAGFFTLNRFLRIADGPDEVHMNQLGKQKIREYNSQNAR, from the coding sequence ATGATCTTCGACCATACCGACAAGGTGAAGGCCCTCATCGCCCGGCTCGAAGCCTTCATGGACGAGCACATCTATCCGAACGAGGCCGACTTCCACGACTTCGTCCACGACCCGGCCAACCTTTGGCGGGAGTGGCCGAAGATGGACGCCCTGAAGGCCGAGGCGAGGGCGCAGGGCCTGTGGAACCTGTTCCTGCCGCACGAGTACGGCGCGTTCTCGCCCGGCCTGACCAACCTCGAATACGCGCCGCTGGCCGAGATCATGGGCCGCGTGCCCTGGTCGTCGCAGGTGTTCAACTGCTCGGCCCCCGACACCGGCAACATGGAGGTGCTGGCCAAGTACGGCAGCCCCGAGCAGCAGGCCCGCTGGCTGACGCCGCTGCTGAACGGCGAGATCCGCTCGGCCTACGTCATGACCGAGCCGCAGGTCGCCAGCTCCGACGCCACGAACCTGGAGCTGACCATCCTGCCGGACGGCGACGACTACGTCCTCAACGGCCGCAAATGGTGGATCAGCGGCGTGCGCCACCCGAAGTGCGACCTGATGCTGGTGATGGGCAAGACGCTGCTCGACAACCCGCGCCACCAGCAGCACTCGACCATCATCGTCCCGCGCGACACGCCGGGCGTGACCATCGTCCGTCATCAGACGGTGTTCGGTTCGATGAACAGCCCGGGCGGCGAATCCGAGCTGCGCTTCGAGAATGTCCGCGTGCCGAAGTCGAACCTGATCCTCGGCGAAGGCCGCGGTTTCGAGATCGCCCAGGGCCGGCTCGGGCCGGGCCGCATCCACCACTGCATGCGCTCCATCGGCCAGGCCCAGCGCGCGCTGGAGATCATGGCCCGCCGCGCCGAGAGCCGCGTCGCCTTCGGCCGGAAGCTCAGCGAGCAGGGCAGCATCCGCCAGGACGTGGCCAAGAGCTTCTGCGAGATCGAGATGGCCCGCCTGCTGACCCTGAAGGCCGCCGACCAGATGGACCGCCACGGCAACAAGGTCGCCAAGGACCTGATCGCCGCCATCAAGGTGATCGCCCCGCAGATGGCCCAGACCGTCGCCGACCGCGCCATCCAGGTGCACGGCGGCATGGGGGTCAGCGACGACACCCCGGTGGCCGGCTTCTTCACGCTGAACCGCTTCCTGCGCATCGCCGACGGCCCGGACGAGGTGCATATGAACCAGCTCGGGAAGCAGAAGATCCGCGAGTACAACAGCCAGAACGCCCGCTAG
- a CDS encoding TetR/AcrR family transcriptional regulator: MSTPRIRCPEATRAQIIEAAIRTAHEEGAAGFTLDAVVARLPFSKGALLHHFPNKLALLEGVVDHLGQDFVNQIRERVAKDPNPYVPHARAYLQATIDEVDAPDYASVSRAVLVACLLEPSIGSRWQAHIARIRADDPTEPAAADDALILRLVADGLWLNDIMGGHPISPDQRRALTQILSPNLPVTGAKR, from the coding sequence ATGAGCACCCCCCGTATCCGATGCCCGGAAGCCACCCGCGCCCAGATCATCGAGGCCGCGATCCGCACCGCCCATGAGGAGGGCGCGGCCGGCTTCACCCTCGACGCCGTCGTGGCTCGCCTGCCTTTCAGCAAGGGCGCGCTGCTGCATCATTTCCCCAACAAGCTGGCGCTGCTGGAGGGCGTGGTCGACCATCTCGGCCAGGACTTCGTGAACCAGATCCGCGAGCGGGTGGCGAAGGATCCGAATCCCTACGTGCCGCATGCCCGCGCCTATCTGCAGGCGACCATCGACGAAGTGGACGCGCCGGACTACGCCAGCGTGAGCCGGGCGGTGCTGGTCGCCTGCCTGCTGGAGCCCTCGATCGGCTCGCGATGGCAGGCGCATATCGCGCGCATTCGCGCCGACGACCCGACGGAGCCGGCCGCCGCCGACGACGCCTTGATCCTGCGGCTGGTGGCGGATGGTCTCTGGCTGAACGACATCATGGGCGGCCATCCGATCTCGCCCGACCAGCGCCGTGCTCTGACCCAGATCCTCAGCCCGAATCTTCCTGTGACGGGAGCCAAGCGATGA
- a CDS encoding ribonuclease T2 family protein, whose product MRSLSVLLAALLFAGCAQPASPAAEVAACRLPEQVAPAPSYRPRAEEIVRDVPTALYMLALTWAPEICRTRGEDPDNAVQCKTNDFGFVLHGLWPNGAERRHPRYCGPAPKLSAETVREHLCMTPSAEMLQHEWAAHGTCGWDSPDAYFDQAAKLWDGLKRPALTGQTMTAGEIRDAFKAANPWVARDGIYIKAASGNWLEDVRLCYDLQYRPMACRGVGAPDHVVLRLAPRRTP is encoded by the coding sequence ATGCGAAGCCTTTCTGTCCTCCTCGCCGCTCTCCTGTTCGCCGGCTGCGCCCAGCCGGCTTCACCGGCGGCGGAGGTCGCCGCCTGCCGCCTGCCCGAGCAAGTCGCCCCCGCGCCGTCGTACAGGCCCCGCGCCGAGGAGATCGTCCGGGACGTCCCGACGGCGCTCTACATGCTGGCCCTGACCTGGGCGCCGGAGATCTGCCGCACCCGGGGCGAGGACCCGGACAACGCCGTCCAGTGCAAGACCAACGACTTCGGCTTCGTGCTGCACGGCCTGTGGCCCAACGGCGCTGAGCGCCGGCATCCGCGCTACTGCGGTCCGGCGCCGAAGTTGTCGGCGGAGACGGTCCGCGAGCACCTGTGCATGACGCCCTCGGCCGAGATGCTGCAGCACGAATGGGCCGCGCACGGCACCTGCGGCTGGGACAGTCCCGACGCCTATTTCGACCAGGCGGCCAAGCTCTGGGACGGCCTGAAGCGTCCGGCGCTGACCGGCCAGACGATGACCGCCGGCGAGATCCGCGACGCCTTCAAGGCGGCCAATCCATGGGTCGCGAGGGACGGGATCTACATCAAGGCGGCCAGCGGCAACTGGCTGGAGGACGTGCGGCTCTGCTATGACCTGCAGTACCGGCCGATGGCCTGCCGCGGCGTCGGGGCGCCGGACCACGTGGTCCTGAGGCTGGCCCCGCGCCGAACCCCCTAA
- a CDS encoding phosphotransferase family protein, whose product MDLAALAAWMDSVGQGSGAIEDAVLLAGGTQNILLKFSRAGRTYVLRRPPPHLRANSNETMRREARVLAALAGTDVPHPGLIAACPDETVLGAAFYLMAPVDGFNAASGLPPLHASSEAARRRMGLSMVEAIAALGALDYRAVGLEGFGKPDNFLSRQVARWKGQLDSYAEFDGWTGPGEIPGVDRVAAWLDAHCPARFQPGILHGDYHLGNVMFRHDSPELAAIVDWELSTIGDPLIDLGWLVATWPETDDPAVEDVAVRPWKGFPSADELVEHYRARTTRDLSAVDWYAVLACYKLGIILEGTHARACAGRAPKATGDLLHAKTIGLFQRALRRIG is encoded by the coding sequence GTGGACCTCGCCGCCCTGGCGGCCTGGATGGACAGCGTCGGACAGGGTTCCGGCGCGATCGAGGACGCCGTCCTGCTGGCGGGCGGCACCCAGAACATCCTGCTGAAGTTCTCGCGGGCCGGACGGACCTACGTCTTGCGCAGGCCGCCGCCGCATCTGCGCGCCAACAGCAACGAGACCATGCGCCGCGAGGCGCGCGTCCTGGCGGCGCTGGCCGGAACCGACGTCCCGCACCCCGGCCTGATCGCGGCCTGCCCGGACGAGACCGTGTTGGGCGCGGCTTTCTACCTGATGGCGCCTGTCGACGGCTTCAACGCCGCGTCCGGCCTGCCGCCGCTGCACGCGAGTTCGGAGGCCGCCCGCCGGCGCATGGGCCTGTCGATGGTCGAGGCCATCGCCGCCCTGGGCGCGCTGGACTACCGCGCGGTCGGCCTCGAGGGCTTCGGCAAGCCGGACAACTTCCTGAGCCGACAGGTCGCCCGCTGGAAGGGCCAGCTGGACTCCTACGCCGAGTTCGACGGCTGGACCGGACCGGGCGAGATCCCCGGCGTGGACCGGGTCGCGGCCTGGCTCGACGCCCACTGCCCCGCCCGCTTCCAGCCCGGGATCCTCCACGGCGACTACCACCTGGGCAACGTCATGTTCCGCCATGACAGTCCCGAACTGGCGGCGATCGTCGACTGGGAGCTGAGCACGATCGGCGATCCGCTGATCGACCTGGGTTGGCTGGTCGCGACCTGGCCCGAGACCGACGACCCCGCCGTCGAGGACGTGGCCGTGCGCCCCTGGAAGGGCTTCCCGTCCGCCGACGAACTGGTCGAGCACTACCGCGCCCGCACGACCCGCGACCTGTCGGCCGTCGACTGGTACGCGGTGCTGGCCTGCTACAAGCTGGGCATCATCCTGGAGGGCACCCACGCCCGCGCCTGCGCCGGCCGCGCGCCGAAGGCCACCGGGGACCTGCTTCACGCCAAGACCATCGGCCTGTTCCAGCGCGCCCTGCGCCGGATCGGCTAG
- a CDS encoding TetR/AcrR family transcriptional regulator, with the protein MVRPDSKPGTEASRRLKQVACRLFAERGVDGVTVRDIAEAAGQKNHAAVGYHFGSKAALIRELVVDGAAHIDENRNAALDRLEAAGGPGAVLDVVEVLIATSVDLDGTGLEDSYNRFVVLLGMSHPRTFMAALDGRWNSGYLRCLEHLRRLMPDMPPALKNERLVFMGAYLGGVLAGREAALADRTREHPTWGSDQTLAHFATTMAALLEA; encoded by the coding sequence ATGGTCCGCCCCGACTCAAAGCCCGGAACGGAGGCCTCGCGCCGGCTCAAGCAGGTCGCCTGCCGGCTGTTCGCCGAGCGGGGCGTCGACGGCGTCACCGTGCGCGACATCGCCGAGGCGGCCGGGCAGAAGAACCACGCGGCCGTCGGCTATCACTTCGGCTCAAAGGCGGCGCTGATCCGTGAGCTGGTCGTCGATGGAGCCGCCCATATCGACGAGAACCGCAACGCCGCGCTCGACCGGCTGGAGGCCGCGGGCGGACCGGGCGCGGTCCTGGATGTGGTCGAGGTCCTGATCGCCACCTCCGTGGACCTCGATGGCACGGGGCTGGAGGACAGCTACAACCGCTTCGTGGTGCTGCTGGGCATGAGCCATCCGCGCACCTTCATGGCGGCGCTCGATGGGCGCTGGAACTCCGGCTACCTGCGCTGCCTGGAGCATCTGCGCCGGTTGATGCCGGACATGCCGCCGGCCCTGAAGAACGAGCGGCTGGTGTTCATGGGCGCCTATCTGGGCGGCGTCCTGGCCGGCCGCGAGGCGGCGTTGGCCGACCGCACGCGCGAGCACCCGACCTGGGGCTCGGACCAGACCCTGGCGCACTTCGCCACGACGATGGCGGCGCTGCTGGAGGCGTAG
- a CDS encoding DMT family transporter, translating to MSPVTWAAMLGAILFEVVGTTLLQQSQQFTRTGPTLGMAACYGMAFYLLSIALKEMPVSIAYAVWSGLGITLIALIGWVVLKQKLDAPALIGIAMIVGGVVVMNLFSKSISH from the coding sequence ATGAGCCCCGTCACCTGGGCGGCCATGCTGGGCGCCATCCTGTTCGAAGTCGTCGGAACCACCCTGCTGCAGCAATCCCAGCAGTTCACGCGGACCGGACCGACGCTCGGCATGGCGGCCTGCTATGGGATGGCCTTCTACCTGCTGAGCATCGCGCTGAAGGAGATGCCGGTCAGCATCGCCTATGCGGTGTGGAGCGGCCTGGGCATCACTCTGATCGCGCTGATCGGCTGGGTCGTACTGAAGCAGAAGCTCGATGCGCCGGCCTTGATCGGCATCGCCATGATCGTCGGCGGCGTGGTGGTGATGAACCTGTTCTCGAAGTCCATCAGCCACTAG
- a CDS encoding flagellin encodes MPMNSINTNVGAMIALQSLNAINAELFTVQRRISTGFKVGSAKDNGAIWAIAQNQRAESRSLNAVKSSLQRGQSIVDVAISGAESVSDLLTQMKEKALAASDTTLDTAARAALSEDYVALRRQIDKVAANAEFSGVSLISAGGAGNVKALANSSATSTIDVDHIDLSTTGAAISGTVADLTGTIGTAELTAIDNAMKAVNAAAGRLGTGAKALDTHLTFVGKQQDTIDAGVGRLVDADLAKESARLQALQVQQQLAIIALGIANRAPSLLLQLFQQR; translated from the coding sequence ATGCCGATGAACAGCATCAACACGAACGTCGGCGCGATGATAGCGCTGCAGAGCCTCAATGCGATCAACGCCGAGCTGTTCACCGTGCAGCGGCGGATCAGCACCGGCTTCAAGGTCGGCAGCGCCAAGGACAACGGAGCCATCTGGGCCATCGCCCAGAACCAGCGCGCCGAGTCGCGCTCCCTGAACGCCGTGAAATCCTCCCTGCAGCGCGGACAGTCCATCGTCGACGTGGCGATCTCGGGCGCCGAGAGCGTCTCCGACCTGCTGACGCAGATGAAGGAAAAGGCGCTCGCCGCCTCCGACACCACGCTGGACACGGCCGCCCGCGCGGCGCTGAGCGAGGACTACGTCGCCCTGCGCCGGCAGATCGACAAGGTCGCGGCCAACGCGGAGTTCAGCGGCGTCAGCCTGATCTCGGCGGGCGGCGCGGGCAACGTCAAAGCTCTGGCCAACAGCAGCGCCACCTCGACCATCGACGTCGACCATATCGACCTGTCGACGACGGGCGCGGCGATCTCCGGCACGGTCGCGGACCTGACCGGCACGATCGGGACGGCCGAGCTGACGGCGATCGACAACGCCATGAAGGCGGTCAACGCCGCGGCCGGGCGGCTCGGGACGGGCGCCAAGGCGCTCGATACGCACCTGACCTTCGTCGGCAAGCAGCAGGACACGATCGACGCCGGCGTCGGCCGCCTGGTCGACGCGGACCTGGCCAAGGAGAGCGCCCGCCTGCAGGCGCTGCAGGTGCAGCAGCAGCTGGCGATCATCGCCCTGGGCATCGCCAACCGCGCGCCGTCGCTGCTGCTGCAGCTGTTCCAGCAGCGGTGA
- a CDS encoding hybrid sensor histidine kinase/response regulator, with translation MDRQDNAPRALWTFEDMTDENDGALPSISVPWITLNALIVPPVALWIATVLFMIPMAAIGHPIIATVTGALSIAADAFIQHRYRRLNAMADLAPEKVLGALIRYLSARATVAMIGPVAIVLARPGPAELLLAGIAACLLLCVAVGQGQLSRSLFWASAGPVIVGLAAIIIAAFPLRTAAPLMATLVLTTLFLNVVAGASIRLLGDWDTLRDRNNRLIERLTAEREEAERAREDARHAGQAKANFLATMSHEIRTPMNGVLGMAQLLQKTAHDDDQRRRIDTLIHSGEFLLSILNDILDISKIDAGKLEIATTPEDPRCLLDGLIQLWAPAAAEKGLYLTIHIADDVPAFLELDARRLRQILFNLIGNALKFTSEGGVAVTVEARPVDRTRVRLHVTVRDTGIGLDPEKLSTLFERFSQADQSTSRRFGGAGLGLAISRQLAQLMDGELWAEGAQGQGAAFHLSLPVTVAESPAAASTEPVASIADDAPLSILIVDDNRVNLAVLEQILHALGHEVTQASNGPAAVEHGAAQLYDLILMDIQMPGMNGVDTLKALRILDGPNRSTPTIAVTADVLTGGRDDYMAQGFCGHVAKPIQIPELVGEMNRVLGARSAAPVAA, from the coding sequence CCGTGGATCACGCTCAACGCGCTCATCGTGCCGCCGGTCGCCCTATGGATCGCCACGGTGCTGTTCATGATCCCGATGGCCGCGATCGGCCATCCGATCATCGCCACGGTCACGGGCGCCTTGAGCATCGCCGCCGACGCCTTCATCCAGCATCGCTATCGGCGCCTGAACGCGATGGCCGACCTGGCGCCCGAAAAGGTCCTGGGAGCCCTGATCCGCTACCTGTCGGCGCGGGCCACGGTCGCCATGATCGGTCCCGTCGCCATCGTCCTGGCCCGCCCAGGCCCGGCCGAGCTGTTGCTCGCGGGCATCGCCGCCTGCCTGCTGCTCTGCGTCGCCGTCGGACAGGGGCAGCTTTCACGGTCCCTGTTCTGGGCTTCGGCCGGACCGGTGATCGTCGGCTTGGCCGCCATCATCATCGCAGCCTTCCCGCTCCGGACGGCCGCGCCGCTGATGGCGACACTGGTCCTGACAACCTTGTTCCTGAACGTGGTCGCCGGCGCCAGCATCCGCCTCCTCGGCGACTGGGACACGCTTCGGGACCGGAACAATCGCCTGATCGAACGCCTGACCGCCGAGCGGGAGGAAGCGGAACGCGCCCGCGAGGACGCCCGCCATGCCGGTCAGGCCAAGGCCAACTTCCTGGCCACCATGAGCCACGAGATCCGGACGCCGATGAATGGCGTGCTGGGCATGGCGCAGCTGCTGCAGAAGACCGCTCACGACGACGACCAGAGGCGCCGCATCGACACCCTGATCCACAGCGGCGAGTTCCTGCTGTCGATCCTCAACGACATCCTCGACATCTCGAAGATCGACGCCGGCAAGCTCGAGATCGCGACGACGCCCGAGGACCCGCGCTGCCTGCTCGACGGCCTGATCCAGCTCTGGGCCCCCGCCGCCGCGGAGAAGGGGCTGTATCTGACGATCCACATCGCCGACGATGTGCCGGCGTTCCTGGAGCTGGACGCCCGGCGCCTGCGGCAGATTCTGTTCAACCTGATCGGCAACGCCCTGAAGTTCACCAGCGAGGGCGGCGTCGCGGTCACCGTCGAGGCCCGCCCGGTCGACCGGACCCGGGTCCGCCTGCACGTCACGGTGCGCGACACCGGCATCGGCCTGGATCCGGAAAAGCTGTCGACGCTGTTCGAGCGCTTCTCCCAGGCGGATCAGTCGACCTCGCGGCGCTTCGGCGGCGCCGGCCTGGGCCTGGCCATCTCCCGCCAGCTGGCGCAGTTGATGGACGGCGAGCTCTGGGCCGAAGGCGCGCAAGGCCAGGGCGCCGCCTTCCATCTGAGCCTTCCGGTCACGGTCGCCGAGAGCCCGGCGGCGGCGTCCACGGAGCCCGTCGCCTCGATCGCCGACGACGCGCCGCTGTCGATCCTGATCGTCGACGACAACCGGGTGAACCTGGCGGTCCTGGAGCAGATTCTCCACGCCCTCGGCCACGAGGTGACCCAGGCCTCCAACGGTCCGGCGGCGGTCGAACACGGCGCCGCGCAGCTCTACGACCTGATCCTCATGGATATCCAGATGCCGGGCATGAACGGCGTCGACACCCTGAAGGCGCTTCGCATCCTGGACGGGCCGAACCGGTCGACCCCGACCATCGCGGTCACGGCCGACGTCCTCACCGGCGGACGGGACGACTATATGGCCCAGGGCTTCTGCGGCCATGTCGCCAAGCCGATCCAGATCCCCGAACTGGTCGGGGAGATGAACCGCGTGCTGGGCGCGAGGAGCGCGGCGCCCGTCGCCGCCTAG